A single region of the Sceloporus undulatus isolate JIND9_A2432 ecotype Alabama unplaced genomic scaffold, SceUnd_v1.1 scaffold_24, whole genome shotgun sequence genome encodes:
- the LOC121917581 gene encoding zinc finger protein 541-like gives MDQYPCDDGSLQSEMQLHEFSGNQALDCNDTFSHDLCPDMRDMIYSGLNNVDVDPSLSATNINNDSLEDNLDSLSLYSVKDCDSTKLLDDCDTDSRPLLHELGLPAPSAPKEAEQGGRSSSGNGKKGKNQQSSPQAPFLDCSLCGKVFSSTSSLSKHYVTHSQERKHVCKICSKAFKRQDHLSGHMLTHQKTKPFMCIEQGCNKSYSDHRSLRRHYEMHHGLKLLKDDDASEGAPSPHESRIQMGSNNTRTAERLAVHPEPQAPNDFLLANRDLLRCIVSNFVGQKFPPASSPSVGQNEPNSRRSLQACTSLCGQISCVPTSSAMLMETTGDTEMKELYSCQKNTTSSSFYTIINPGNVSVLGPAENTNLPDRQPHSDPPFPLEATPMEYWSNSGIPHFPLFRGQKIPATSHQSSGSFQWVRNVPPACTKSKGSGVYVAQMSSASGQDISQGVGGTSPAFDSLSHNIDHPDVLSFSPLLKTQGEISGEPKLSGFEETFRSGTRFPDAPQQGVLQKSETGPVFRQLFMKSQESSVNQDKLQVQSHLFQRITKSQHIVSHTQISAPSQLVVGETEQVVAKPHQSMLQQQQTDLLHSVTEPTEREQSPIHAKKALAQFQKDFPSESEKEGQHSATVLQPFQPFSVQPVNSDSISHAKQARTLKAGCLGFKDFSNPSQSLMYESTPGNHTYGKLSQLENGSPGSRKKEKSKASTKESGGKGHSRCGRPRRKEKPKFDVSSVASPSQVAMASFSLPSTSFDNGARGKAKLPIFNRIQGGNIYSYTNAVREEHFSPGCGKTEGDPGDKSEHGSNFVCTTCSQLFYTERGLNSHMCFYSEQWRPPPMKENQQACEAENLQAQKLSFKAAGDGDTTSEIKRPSEDVAVAPFVIPVSVPVTTTNRQQEDKADEKESQDEKDFQEGMPPKKKKRRTCPKSLFIPPPPLVCSEIQPGTGGCYQSNLRSPVFLMDHLLQGLVQCSPYTPPPMLSPIREGSGLYFNTLCSSSANTATTNAYSSVLNGVDGALLFSLVKDTTKISIEPHINIGSRFQAEIPDLQDRSSMENYEHPASLVWKPWGDITTNKETQKRVTDLLKLACSSAMPGGGTNIELAVHCLHEAQGNILEALEMLLLQGPQKSPFHPLANYHYSGSHLWTTTEKQLFKKAFGLHKKDFYLIQKKIQTKTVSQCVEYYYSWKKILKFDCSRTQVVEKRKREQDEVEMDEEKIMCSPKKKQCHLPKQENKLKPRTYKKAAQSTFSPTCSQKDILDRPRSTDSQGVFPCKECARVFEKIKSRNAHMKRHRLQEQMEPMIKIKWPTKHLKHEPKKEERNPDISFLQW, from the exons AATTAGGGCTTCCTGCCCCTTCAGCACCAAAAGAAGCGGAGCAAGGAGGCAGATCCAGCTCTGGCAATGGAAAGAAAGGCAAGAACCAGCAAAGCTCCCCTCAAGCTCCTTTTCTGGATTGCAGCCTCTGTGGGAAGGTTTTCAGCAGCACCAGTTCACTTAGCAAGCATTATGTGACTCACAGCCAGGAACGGAAGCATGTCTGCAAGATCTGCAGCAAAGCATTTAAGCGGCAGGACCACCT GAGTGGTCACATGCtaacccaccaaaaaacaaagcCGTTCATGTGCATAGAACAAGGTTGCAATAAGAGTTACTCAGACCATCGGTCTCTTCGGCGGCATTATGAAATGCACCATGGTTTGAAGTTGTTAAAGGATGATGATGCTTCTGAAGGTGCCCCTTCTCCACATGAGTCCCGAATCCAGATGGGATCCAACAACACTAGAACTGCAGAGAGACTGGCTGTTCATCCTGAACCTCAAGCCCCTAATGATTTCCTCTTGGCCAACAGAGACTTGTTGAGGTGTATTGTCAGTAACTTTGTTGGCCAGAAGTTTCCACCCGCTTCTTCACCCTCGGTGGGACAGAATGAACCAAACTCCAGGAGATCCTTGCAAGCTTGCACCTCCCTTTGTGGGCAGATTTCCTGTGTTCCCACAAGTTCTGCTATGCTCATGGAAACCACAGGTGATACAGAAATGAAGGAACTTTATTCTTGTCAAAAGAATACAACGTCTTCCAGTTTCTATACCATCATTAATCCTGGAAATGTATCTGTACTTGGGCCAGCAGAGAACACAAATTTGCCAGACCGACAGCCACATTCAGACCCTCCCTTCCCTTTAGAAGCCACACCCATGGAGTATTGGTCAAACAGTGGTATTCCTCATTTCCCGTTATTCAGAGGCCAAAAGATTCCTGCTACTTCTCACCAGTCAAGCGGCAGCTTCCAGTGGGTTAGAAATGTGCCACCAGCTTGCACCAAAAGCAAAGGCAGTGGTGTTTATGTTGCTCAGATGTCATCTGCTTCAGGTCAAGACATTTCACAAGGAGTTGGGGGGACTTCCCCTGCTTTTGATTCTTTGTCACATAACAttgaccatccagatgttttaTCCTTCAGCCCACTCTTAAAAACACAAGGGGAAATCTCTGGGGAGCCAAAGCTCAGTGGCTTTGAAGAGACTTTTAGGTCAGGAACAAGGTTTCCAGATGCTCCACAGCAAGGTGTTCTGCAGAAGAGTGAAACAGGGCCAGTCTTCAGGCAACTGTTTATGAAATCGCAAGAATCTTCTGTGAACCAGGACAAACTACAAGTTCAGAGTCACCTGTTCCAGAGGATCACCAAATCTCAGCACATCGTGTCTCACACCCAGATTTCTGCTCCATCGCAGCTAGTAGTTGGGGAGACTGAGCAGGTAGTAGCGAAACCACACCAGAGCatgttgcagcagcagcagactgATTTACTTCACTCAGTTACAGAACCAACAGAAAGGGAACAATCTCCTATACATGCAAAAAAGGCCTTGGCCCAATTTCAGAAGGACTTCCCATCTGAAAGTGAAAAAGAAGGGCAGCACTCAGCTACTGTTCTGCAGCCCTTTCAGCCATTTTCTGTACAACCTGTAAACTCGGACAGCATTTCTCATGCAAAGCAGGCCAGGACCTTGAAGGCAGGATGCCTGGGATTCAAAGACTTCTCTAACCCTAGCCAGTCACTAATGTATGAATCCACTCCAGGAAACCACACTTATGGGAAACTGAGCCAGTTAGAGAATGGCTCTCCTGgatcaaggaagaaagagaagagcaaaGCTTCTACCAAAGAATCAGGAGGCAAAGGGCATTCTCGATGTGGTAGACCCCGTCGGAAAGAGAAGCCAAAGTTCGACGTGTCTTCTGTAGCTTCTCCCAGTCAAGTGGCCATGGCATCCTTCTCCTTGCCTAGTACCTCATTTGACAATGGGGCCAGAGGGAAGGCAAAGCTGCCTATTTTCAACAGAATTCAG GGTGGAAATATCTACAGTTATACTAATGCAGTGAGGGAAGAACACTTTTCTCCTGGATG TGGTAAGACTGAGGGAGATCCTGGAGACAAGAGTGAGCATGGAAGCAACTTTGTTTGCACAACCTGCAGTCAGCTCTTTTATACTGAGAGGGGCCTGAACAGTCATATGTGTTTCTATAGTGAGCAGTGGCGGCCTCCACCAATGAAGGAAAACCAGCAG GCATGTGAGGCAGAAAATTTACAAGCTCAGAAACTGTCCTTCAAGGCAGCAGGAGATGGAGACACTACTTCTGAAATCAAAAGGCCTTCAGAAGATGTAGCTGTAGCACCTTTTGTAATTCCCGTCTCAGTACCTGTAACAACTACAAATCGGCAGCAAGAGGACAAA GCTGATGAGAAGGAAAGCCAGGATGAAAAGGATTTCCAGGAAGGCATGccaccaaagaagaagaagaggaggacttgcccaaagtcacttttCATCCCACCACCTCCACTAGTCTGCAGTGAAATACAACCTGGCACTGGAGGATGCTACCAGAGTAACCTTCGCTCACCTGTCTTCCTCATGGATCACCTCCTGCAGGGCTTAGTCCAGTGCTCACCATATACACCTCCACCAATGCTCAGCCCCATTCGTGAGGGTTCAGGACTATATTTCAACACTCTTTGTTCCTCCTCTGCAAATACTGCTACTACCAATGCATATAGCTCAGTTTTAA ATGGAGTGGATGGAGCCCTTTTGTTCTCCCTTGTGAAAGATACCACCAAAATCAGCATAGAACC CCACATTAATATTGGAAGTCGTTTTCAGGCAGAAATACCTGACCTCCAAGACAGATCATCCATGGAGAACTATGAACATCCTGCTTCGCTAGTCTGGAAGCCATGGGGTGATATCACAACCAATAAGGAAACACAGAAAAGAG TGACAGATCTGTTAAAATTGGCCTGCTCCAGTGCGATGCCAGGAGGAGGGACCAACATAGAGCTAGCTGTCCATTGTCTGCATGAAGCCCAAGGAAATATTTTG GAAGCGCTGGAGATGCTGTTACTCCAAGGACCACAGAAGTCTCCTTTTCATCCTCTCGCTAACTATCATTACTCAG GTTCACATCTATGGACTACAACTGAGAAGCAGTTGTTTAAGAAGGCCTTTGGCTTGCACAAGAAGGATTTTTATCTCATACAAAAGAAG ATACAAACTAAGACTGTTTCCCAATGTGTTGAATACTACTATAGCtggaaaaaaatactaaaatttgACTGCAGTCGAACACAAGtggtagaaaagaggaagagagagcaggATGAGGTAGAAATGGATGAAGAAAAG ATTATGTGCAGCCCAAAGAAAAAGCAATGCCACCTGCCTAAACAGGAAAATAAGCTAAAGCCAAGGACTTACAAAAAAGCAGCACAGAGCACCTTCAGCCCAACCTGCAGCCAGAAGGACATTCTAGATAGGCCCAGAAGCACAGACAGTCAGGGCGTATTCCCATGTAAAGAGTGTGCAAG AGTGTTCGAGAAGATAAAAAGCCGGAATGCTCACATGAAGCGCCATCGCCTCCAGGAGCAGATGGAGCCAATGATAAAGATTAAGTGGCCAACAAAGCATCTAAAACATGAgccaaagaaggaagaaagaaacccGGATATTAGTTTCCTACAGTGGTAA